A single region of the Mercenaria mercenaria strain notata chromosome 6, MADL_Memer_1, whole genome shotgun sequence genome encodes:
- the LOC123549072 gene encoding uncharacterized protein LOC123549072, which produces MSHQEELEKKKYRNWVRGGLAYKYLKEGIKGFADDVVEEERRKINQDVISGRSCNKCSIRNLRPLHTCKKDHAGRNKCAWGQNSCNCLYRKKQRCPAKVCDVIMEEILKNHASTPPSPNWKNTDLQKWCSAPWEIAKCFINAPGYSDKSTADDIDISGLLHVFINNISYKTHLSDNINRGDIFQKILQRRNELFHSPTMEMENTKLNACIDEIIAILEDEKELKARHDAQSAVVKLKQLKQENFIITTHNEVDVCREALTSITNDAEELKQTIQDAKDDIAKKQAEATEAVGEEAKKVLRDNLGESDNQNETLYERVGRLEQRLTTLECRVDNLETIRQNQQKKLDYVEGKQALQNGLVKLYQQHYVKTSISPLKSQENDISINEVYVSPQMAVEEQTKSNDGQDRKVEKRTPQRKYIHGYRQIFQTNGQKHKAIYIVGDVGTGKSSFCKMMIQNWCAAFTNNSVSIVSGSKRGSSTEPDTGATSEDIKKSDTDNINEIRNFDFLFFVPLQKMSGLSDITEMIKAIVTDAGLAANDVINGILERESERCLIVADGLDEWTLPKDKCRLSHISYGLPKRDRAKHATVITLSRPSAKGILNMKSSECDKKVELLGIDINSVECFTEKYLSKSNNKGISSRAFMEKVKSAELKHLEKTPLLLQQLAWLYCNEIEFGKSISDTYSHIINFMLGWTQNKEEEEDVEEDQIGDTNEDKDEKLPVMLHNFDRCEANKRYLLPLARVAFGALTSETGSNAFGRKQLRKRGVSNICIITLIKFGILVEENCFDPTKENTRLAFIHISYLEFFAAVHVSGQYNKDQCSIHQDTVLEELFRNCKSAADILQLSNVLKMICGMSPYLISELSKMISAIVSRDENMIAYRDELTEYLWHKPIHELEQIQHLMFNCLSEGNSDDQSMFSLCDVIILYSTEMSFLQRIIPENVLSVYASLISDEIWRWIVQLKQLQYLYIPFSKLPQSEMVLLCSFIQETRLRYLSLNRVDCKQCYCKGHTIDFSKNDKLQILQLLNCNRVMIPDINTKHLEKLHLRSSRTLDIDLLLNASSLTELQFGYDLYRSFAYDKEVDSVVHTLHQLRKLRLVEANIDTNALTVTSEMRNLEHIELLDIQMSQETWRTFVDSLLTLQQSVSVSVSLCYSSFTIDHYKNYVRQNKMFEVIKDHRKGLEFRTEK; this is translated from the exons atgaGTCACCAAGAAGAGTTGGAGAAAAAGAAATACAGAAACTGGGTGAGAGGTGGACTGGCGTATAAATATCTTAAAGAAGGTATAAAAGGATTTGCTGATGATGTGGTTGAAGAAGAACGCAGGAAAATTAATCAGGACGTCATATCCGGACGTAGCTGTAACAAATGCAGCATTAGAAACCTGCGACCATTGCATACTTGTAAGAAGGATCATGCAGGCAGAAACAAATGTGCATGGGGCCAAAACAGCTGTAACTGTCTGTATAGAAAGAAACAGCGTTGTCCTGCTAAAGTATGCGacgttattatggaagaaattcTAAAAAATCACGCATCGACACCGCCTTCACCAAACTGGAAAAATACAGATCTACAGAAATGGTGTTCAGCTCCATGGGAGATCGCAAAATGTTTCATCAATGCACCAGGATATTCTGACAAGTCTACGGCAGACGATATTGACATTTCAGGGTTACTTCATGTTTTCATCAACAATATCAGCTACAAAACACACTTGTCTGACAACATAAACAGGGGCGATATATTTCAAAAG ATTCTACAAAgaagaaatgaattatttcattcaCCGACCATGGAAATGGAAAACACCAAGTTGAATGCATGTATAGATGAAATCATAGCAATTCTTGAGGATGAAAAAGAACTGAAAGCAAGACATGATGCTCAATCAGCAGTCGTAAAACTTAAACAG TTGAAGCAAGAGAACTTTATCATCACCACACACAACGAGGTCGATGTTTGCAGAGAAGCTCTAACATCCATTACCAACGATGCAGAGGAACTGAAACAAACGATTCAAGATGCCAAAGATGACATTGCTAAGAAACAAGCAGAAGCTACTGAAGCGGTAGGTGAAGAGGCAAAAAAAGTTCTGCGAGACAATTTGGGAGAATCAGACAATCAGAATGAGACACTATATGAAAGAGTTGGACGGCTTGAACAG CGTCTTACAACACTGGAGTGTAGAGTAGACAATCTGGAAACAATACGTCAAAATCAGCAGAAAAAGTTAGACTACGTGGAAGGAAAACAAG CGCTTCAGAATGGCTTGGTGAAATTATATCAGCAGCATTATGTAAAAACATCTATTTCACCTCTAAAATCCCAAGAGAACGACATCAGCATAAACGAAGTTTATGTTTCACCACAAATGGCAGTAGAAGAACAAACAAAGTCCAATGATGGCCAAGACAGAAAAGTAGAAAAGCGCACGCCccaaagaaaatatatacatggatatcgtcaaatatttcaaacaaatggacaaaaacataaagcaattTATATAGTTGGCGATGTTGGAACTGGGAAAAGTTCTTTCTGTAAAATGATGATTCAAAACTGGTGCGCTGCTTTTACAAATAATTCAGTCAGTATTGTTTCTGGCAGCAAGCGTGGCAGTTCTACTGAGCCTGATACCGGAGCTACTTCCGAAGATATAAAGAAGTCAGATACAGATAATATTAATGAGattagaaattttgattttcttttcttcGTACCCTTGCAGAAAATGTCAGGACTAAGCGATATAACTGAAATGATCAAAGCGATAGTTACAGACGCCGGTCTTGCGGCAAATGACGTGATAAACGGAATACTTGAGCGAGAATCGGAACGTTGTCTTATCGTTGCAGACGGATTGGATGAATGGACTCTTCCAAAAGATAAATGTCGTTTATCACATATCAGTTATGGTTTGCCAAAAAGAGACAGAGCAAAACATGCAACGGTCATTACACTTTCTCGACCGTCAGCTAAAGGAATACTCAACATGAAATCTTCAGAATGTGACAAAAAAGTAGAATTATTAGGAATTGATATAAATTCAGTTGAATGTTTCACTGAAAAGTACCTGTCAAAGTCTAACAATAAAGGTATATCTTCAAGGGCATTCATGGAGAAAGTCAAATCGGCGGAACTTAAACATCTAGAGAAAACCCCTCTGCTTTTGCAACAACTGGCATGGTTGTACTGCAACGAAATTGAATTTGGAAAGTCTATAAGTGATACATACAGTCATATTATTAATTTCATGCTTGGCTGGACACAGAACAAAGAAGAGGAAGAAGACGTGGAAGAAGATCAAATTGGCGATACAAATGAGGATAAAGACGAGAAGCTCCCCGTAATGTTACATAATTTTGACAGATGTGAGGCAAACAAAAGATATCTCCTTCCATTAGCTAGAGTTGCATTTGGAGCCTTGACTTCAGAAACGGGGTCAAACGCATTCGGCAGAAAACAACTGCGAAAGAGAGGTGTGtcaaatatttgtataattaCACTCATAAAGTTTGGAATCCTGGTAGAAGAGAATTGCTTTGATCCGACAAAAGAGAACACTAGGTTAGCATTCATCCACATATCCTATCTTGAGTTTTTCGCCGCTGTACATGTATCCGGTCAATATAACAAAGATCAGTGTTCAATACATCAAGATACTGTTTTGGAAGAACTATTTCGAAATTGTAAATCAGCTGCCGACATACTACAGTTATCTAATGTTCTTAAAATGATATGTGGAATGTCTCCATACTTAATATCAGAACTGTCAAAAATGATTTCAGCTATTGTATCTAGGGATGAAAATATGATAGCATATAGAGACGAACTGACAGAGTATTTGTGGCACAAACCAATCCACGAACTTGAACAGATTCAGCATCTTATGTTCAACTGTCTATCCGAGGGAAATTCGGATGATCAATCGATGTTCAGTCTTTGTGATGTTATCATACTCTACTCTACAGAGATGTCCTTTCTACAAAGAATAATACCAGAGAATGTGTTATCTGTTTATGCTAGTTTAATCTCAGATGAAATATGGAGATGGATTGTACAACTGAAACAACTTCAATATCTGTACATTCCTTTTAGTAAATTACCCCAAAGTGAGATGGTATTGTTATGCTCATTTATACAAGAAACACGTCTAAGATATCTTTCATTGAACCGTGTAGATTGCAAACAGTGTTATTGTAAAGGTCATACGATTGAtttttctaaaaatgataagcttCAGATACTTCAACTTTTAAACTGTAACCGAGTGATGATTCCTGACATTAACACTAAACATCTTGAAAAATTACATTTGCGTTCATCTAGGACATTAGATATTGATCTTCTGTTAAATGCAAGCAGTCTGACAGAACTTCAATTTGGATATGATTTATATCGTAGTTTTGCATATGACAAAGAAGTGGATTCTGTGGTACATACCTTACATCAGTTACGGAAACTCAGATTAGTTGAGGCAAATATTGATACGAATGCTCTCACTGTTACATCCGAGATGAGAAACCTTGAACACATTGAACTACTTGACATCCAAATGAGCCAGGAAACATGGCGTACATTCGTTGATAGTCTCCTTACTCTTCAAcaatctgtatctgtatctgtatctttATGTTATTCATCTTTTACAATAGACCACTACAAAAACTATGTAAGacagaataaaatgtttgaaGTGATAAAAGATCACAGGAAGGGTTTAGAATTTAggacagaaaaataa